The nucleotide sequence gctctcatTCCCAACACACCCAAGTTtggcgtggaatagttcgttattttcaacgatagatggcgctcatttttcgacctcaaaccctctggtgctaaaacgcccaattttgtcgtggaatagttcgttaccatcaacgctagatggacttctcgacaagcttgggcgttttagcaccagagggcctgaggtcgacaaataagcgccatctagcgttgatggtaacgaattattccacgacaaacttgggcgttttagcaccagagggtttgaggtcgaaaaataagcgccatctaacgttgatggtaacgaactattccacgacaaacttgggcgttttgccatccggatttccaaagtgcccagaacatttccaaaatgctgGCGGTCTTGCGAAGAAGtggcatgtatcttatagctaagggaataatagagagaggaaaagaaaggtaaaaatgatgagaacacatagaattctttgaaattatattatttattgccataaatttacattatacaaagctttaatacatatatatcATGTCAGTAGTTGTTAACGAAAGTCAGCAGTGGTTAGAAatggaattctttgaaattatatcatttattgccatagatttacattatataaaGCTTTAATCATATACAATATCATGTCAGTAGTTGTCAACgaaggtcagcagtggtcagtaatGATCAGCAGAGGCCTGTAGGAGAATTCAAAAGTACttaaagtattttgattttgaaaaatcgtattaataatatacatatgtacgatcatacataggaataataacaaaagtttcttttttttcaatagttaaaatatgatgggggggggggggaaacttTGCTTATGGTAACCTACATAAGTcgcaaagtaaaaatgcctgggcagtcgagattccaaatcgtatgccgttgacgtgagttcggatttcagttgttcaaaagcgagaaggcaaatgttagCCTTTCTCTCTCAACTCCCAcggggcggtccgaaattacttcggacagCTTCAGaggatcgagaaagagggcatgtgtcagtttgcctttgtcgactttccgaaactctacgagctcacgtacgcgtgatctggcatagtgtgagagagcaccttcggtgcacttctggcacctctgaaaaGAGCCAGTAAAACTACGAGAGTCCGATTTTGCATTGGGTAGGCCAACACACAAACGCTTCTTGTTTCGTCTTGCTTTCGGTTTAGATCAAAATGTCGGGGGCCAATGAAATAGTTGAACGTAATGCTGAATCCCTTCCTAGAGGATCTCTAGAGGAATCATTCTAGTGTGTTGCCATACAGTGTGACCAGATTCGACGGCAACACTAGTAACGATGAATTTCCTTAACGTTTAACGAAGTGATGGGGAAAACAGCATATCCTACCGCACGAGCCACATGTTACGCCAGGTCGGCACTTCATGCAACTTCGGGAATTCGATAAAGAACGTAAACGGGAGActgtccaggcatttttacgtttCGATTATAGGcacatttatgtatatgtatagtatGTAATACTTCGTTGGATTTTGTTATTTCTGAGATTAATTAATATtcttattttgtacatttctttaGGTCTTTCGTTTTGTCCATTCGTTCATATTATTAGTATATGTATCAATATTTCAGCATTATTTCTCTAATCAGTTCAATTGTGTTGATATTTGTAACATTGCatgaaaataataatgaaatatcGTTTTCTTTCATGTGTcatgatttttatttatatctttTATTTGTATTTGCGATTAAATAGTATTTTTACTTTGTATATTTCGTTAGGTATTTCCTTTTATCTATCTTACAGATTCTCACCTAGTGCATGGTGTTTGATGCATTTCCTTTTATATGTTTCAATAtaactattattttttatttcattttttatataGATTAATCGTAAGAACATCAAAGGAAGATATCGCATCCGCCGAGGAATTCTTAATTCTAAATCGATTAGACATAAACTTCATCACGAATTTCAGagttaaaattctttttatttaaaaattttaaaatttgtccacctatcgatttcgtaaagaatttttttctcgaaagtgcgtaggatttcgggagtatgtgtattcaccaaaaattattgtaattgacccctgcaaccaaaaataatttttttagaacgatttgaaattttgtaattttgccgacaaattttcaaattataagTCAAAACGTAAAAATGCCTGCGAAGCCGAGTTTTGAAATTATATGCTATTGATGCGAGGACGGACTTTAACTGTTCAAgatcaagaaggaaaggctcggattcgccttctttctttcTTCAAAGTGCCGAAGTCCTTTAATAATAGAACATTTCTTTTGGTACAATAATTTGCTGTTTTGGCAAATGACAAGTTTGTAATCACGATACTATTCAATATTATCTATTTTATGATTAAGTACGCAGTTCgtttgaaatattgtaaaatttggaTGTATCAAGAAACAGTATACTTATTAGACTCATGATCTCATCCTATGAATCTCATGCAAATCCATGAACAAATATAGGATGTTACAGCGTGTGTAACCTGTTTTAAACAGTATATACCTAACCTTATTGGTTGTGTCACGTGGAATAACTCGGAGTTTATTCAaatcaaaagaaaataatatttttaggtaCTACTGTTACAGTAGACCACCATAATTCATTTTTTAGTTATTAAATGTGTTAAAAACTATTAAAAGATTTATAAACGTAAACAAAAGTTTTCAAATATTATAGTATCCTAATGAGTTTTGATAACATGAGTATCACTGAAATATTTCTTGAAAGTGCTGCAGATGCAAAAGTAGTATTTACTGTTGCAACAATAATGGGATATTGTTTATATAGAATAATGACAATAACAAATAGGAGAAAATTAGAAACTTTTGAGGACTCTAATGAATCTTCAAACAGTATAGTAAGACATATTTTAATGTCTACAATGTCATTATTTTACAATATGTGGAATTaagataataaataattttgttttttgttataaaatagGTATATACAGATGAATGTGATAATTACAAGCTTATTTTAGTCATTAGAACTGATTTAAAAATGGGGAAAGGAAAAGTTGCAGCACAATGTGCTCATGCTGCTGTTGCAGCATATAAGGCAGCTATTAAAAATCCTAAAATTTTACAAGCTTGGGAAGAATGTGGTCAAGCCAAGATTACTGTTAAAGTATGTACACTTTTATACATTTAATGAAATGAACTAAGATTTGTATGATAATTATTTgctttaaataatataattatgaCTGAATAAATGCCTAGGTGGATAGTGAAGATGCTTTAAAAGAGGTGGCAAAGCAAGCCAGAGCTGTAGGACTTTTAGCAAATATGATACAAGATGCTGGACATACACAGGTAGCACCAGGAAGCAGAACAGTATGTGCAGTTGGTCCAGGTCCAGCATCACTAATTGATCAAGTAACTGgacatttaaaattgttttaataaTTTACTGAATAAAGGTACTTCTTCTTATTTAAGttttaaatcaatattttaattttttaagccCAGTATTTTAAtccagaaatttcatttacatTAGAAAAGTTATTATGTATTAAGTACAGAATTATCAATATATACTTCAAATATTATAATTAGAAATATAACTATGTagcttttgtaaaaaaaaaacaacacatAAAAAATGTGACaatatatttatgaaaaatagAATAAGTACAAGTTAGTGAAATACATATTACAATCTTAAATTCATCTTCAGTCTGCAATGCATACCTTTAATtaagtagtaatgttttacacatagcaatgttttcatttaataaatttcaatgcaatATTATCTTACACATTCatcttaataataatataatacattTTTGCATTAACAAATATAGGTATAGCATTGGGTGTTATTGTAAACAGTAtatcttttatattaaattttattaatcgtCAGTGTAAGTAGAAATGGCATTTACTGATATCATGTTGTAAAATAGATCTAGTATAGATCTAGAAATAATATCAAGTAGAATCATACTGCTATGAAGTAAGCAATTATCATGAATTAATTGTTCCCCGTCTAATCACAAAACATTGAAAATttgtttccaataaaatatcttCCATTCTTTGGTACCCAGTACTATTATCcacatttaaaatattatttaatgcttataaatattatataaataatctATACTGGTGGAGGAGGTGCTTTTCGATGTATCTTGTTAGAGCTAGTAGCACTGCATTGTGATTCAGCAATAGATCTACCATCAGCCTCATCTCTTCGACATAATTCAGATTCACTTTGTATCCAATTTTGAGTTTGATTATGATTTACTCGTGTTGATTGAGTTTCTTCGTTTTCGGGAACAGAGCCTACTTCTTCCAGTAGCTTTGATAAAGATGGCGCTAATCCTAATCCTAAATTTCGCTCATGATATACCTCTGATATTGTAGGTGTTAATTCGCGCGTGAGACTTGTGAGAGATGTGGCTACATTTCTTAAATTTTGATTATGTGTTTCTGCAGGCTGCGTCGAGTCTGATTGAGAACAAATATCCTCAGTTGCTGTAGGATGTCGAGGTTTCCTCGGAGAATTAGATCCAATTTCTGTTCTGACGCTTAATCTTTCTAGGATAGTTGCTGGTAAAGGTGGCAGTGGTTGTCGTCTTAAAACTGTTGCATGACCGTTATCCCAATCTGTTACCGAACTACTTGAACTAGATCCAGGTCTTATGCTTTGATCAGGATAAAGATTTCTAATATGTGTTTGGTGATTTAAGTTAAGTGCTACAGGAGGGCTAGGAGTAAAGGCAACGTCTGATTCACCTATAAAACacaaatatacatttttaattttatgccTAATATTTAAGTAAACTTAGATAGATTTTGTATGTACCTCCTCCATTTTGACATGGTTGTCGTGAT is from Colletes latitarsis isolate SP2378_abdomen chromosome 4, iyColLati1, whole genome shotgun sequence and encodes:
- the LOC143341480 gene encoding peptidyl-tRNA hydrolase 2, mitochondrial isoform X2, with the protein product MGYCLYRIMTITNRRKLETFEDSNESSNSIVYTDECDNYKLILVIRTDLKMGKGKVAAQCAHAAVAAYKAAIKNPKILQAWEECGQAKITVKVDSEDALKEVAKQARAVGLLANMIQDAGHTQVAPGSRTVCAVGPGPASLIDQVTGHLKLF
- the LOC143341480 gene encoding peptidyl-tRNA hydrolase 2, mitochondrial isoform X1, with protein sequence MSFDNMSITEIFLESAADAKVVFTVATIMGYCLYRIMTITNRRKLETFEDSNESSNSIVYTDECDNYKLILVIRTDLKMGKGKVAAQCAHAAVAAYKAAIKNPKILQAWEECGQAKITVKVDSEDALKEVAKQARAVGLLANMIQDAGHTQVAPGSRTVCAVGPGPASLIDQVTGHLKLF